One stretch of Streptomyces sp. A2-16 DNA includes these proteins:
- a CDS encoding SpoIIE family protein phosphatase produces the protein MSDRPGDSDSIDYAAVFQALPGMVALLTPDLVYADVNEEFLRMAGRRREEVVGRYLFDVFPDNPNEPSATGMRNLAASLRRVLETGERDSMALQRYDVEVPDRPGVWEERYWSPCNAPLLGADGKVELLVHRVEEVTELIRARGGPSGDRDRVLEAELYTRARELQEVNERLRTAHARDREVALALQDAMLPTGRQTGRPSLHPRAAVRYRPAVGALHVCGDWYDLVDLVGGHRVGISVGDVVGHGLVAAGVMGQLRSALSAASRVAEGPAQALDVLGRYAHVVDGAESATAVTTFIDLDHGTIAYSSAGHPPPMLVHPDGRVECLDKATDPPLDARPDPIPRPQASTTFTSGATLALYTDGLVERRGEDIDTGIARLADSLALHRGDDPETLADAVLRELLPPGGATDDTALVIVRL, from the coding sequence ATGAGCGACAGACCCGGCGACAGCGACTCCATCGACTACGCGGCCGTGTTCCAGGCACTGCCCGGCATGGTCGCGCTTCTCACGCCCGACCTGGTGTACGCGGACGTCAACGAGGAGTTCCTGCGCATGGCCGGCCGCCGGCGCGAGGAGGTCGTGGGCCGCTATCTCTTCGACGTCTTCCCGGACAACCCGAACGAGCCCTCGGCGACCGGCATGCGCAATCTGGCCGCCTCCCTGCGCCGGGTGCTGGAGACCGGGGAGCGCGACTCCATGGCCCTTCAGCGGTACGACGTCGAGGTGCCGGACCGGCCGGGGGTGTGGGAGGAGCGCTACTGGAGCCCCTGCAACGCCCCGCTGCTCGGGGCGGACGGCAAGGTCGAGCTGCTGGTGCACCGGGTCGAGGAGGTCACCGAGCTGATCCGGGCCCGCGGCGGCCCGAGCGGCGACCGGGACCGGGTCCTGGAGGCGGAGCTGTACACCCGCGCCCGCGAACTGCAGGAGGTCAACGAGCGCTTGCGGACGGCCCACGCCCGTGACCGCGAGGTCGCGCTGGCCCTCCAGGACGCGATGCTGCCCACCGGCCGCCAGACCGGCCGGCCGAGCCTGCACCCCAGGGCCGCCGTGCGCTACCGGCCCGCGGTCGGCGCGCTGCACGTGTGCGGGGACTGGTACGACCTGGTCGACCTGGTGGGCGGCCACCGCGTCGGCATCTCGGTCGGTGACGTGGTGGGCCACGGACTCGTGGCCGCGGGGGTGATGGGCCAGCTGCGCAGCGCCCTGAGCGCCGCCTCCCGGGTGGCCGAGGGCCCGGCACAGGCCCTGGACGTGCTGGGCCGCTACGCCCACGTGGTCGACGGAGCCGAGTCCGCCACCGCGGTCACCACCTTCATCGACCTCGACCACGGCACCATCGCCTACAGCAGCGCCGGCCACCCGCCACCGATGCTGGTGCATCCCGACGGACGGGTGGAGTGCCTGGACAAGGCGACCGACCCGCCCCTGGACGCCCGCCCCGACCCGATCCCCCGGCCGCAGGCCTCGACGACCTTCACCAGCGGAGCCACGCTCGCCCTGTACACGGACGGACTGGTGGAGCGGCGGGGCGAGGACATCGACACCGGGATCGCCCGGCTGGCCGACTCCCTCGCCCTGCACCGCGGGGACGACCCCGAGACCCTCGCCGACGCGGTCCTGCGGGAGCTCCTCCCGCCCGGTGGTGCCACGGACGACACGGCGCTGGTGATCGTACGGCTGTGA
- a CDS encoding lysophospholipid acyltransferase family protein yields the protein MFYYLLKYVLLGPLLRLVFRPRIEGLEHIPESGAAIVAGNHLSFSDHFLMPAVLTRRITFLAKAEYFTGPGLKGRLTAFFFRSAGQIPVDRSGKEAGQAAIREGLGVLRKDELLGIYPEGTRSHDGRLYKGKVGVAVMALKAQAPVIPCAMIGTFEAQPPGKVIPNIHPVVIRFGKPLDFSRYAGMENEKAILRAITDEIMYAILKLSDQEYVDQYAAVVKAEEAAAAKERKFPRLPLS from the coding sequence TTGTTCTACTATCTGCTCAAATACGTGCTGTTGGGGCCGTTGCTGAGACTGGTCTTCCGACCGCGAATAGAAGGCCTGGAGCACATCCCGGAGTCGGGTGCGGCCATCGTCGCCGGCAACCACCTCTCCTTCTCCGACCACTTCCTGATGCCCGCGGTGCTCACGCGGCGCATCACCTTCCTGGCGAAGGCCGAGTACTTCACCGGTCCCGGCCTCAAGGGCCGGCTGACCGCCTTCTTCTTCCGCAGCGCCGGGCAGATCCCGGTCGACCGCTCCGGCAAGGAAGCGGGCCAGGCCGCCATCCGCGAAGGGCTCGGCGTGCTGCGCAAGGACGAACTGCTCGGCATCTACCCGGAGGGCACCCGCTCCCACGACGGCCGCCTCTACAAGGGCAAGGTCGGTGTCGCCGTGATGGCGCTCAAGGCCCAGGCCCCGGTCATTCCCTGCGCGATGATCGGCACCTTCGAGGCACAGCCGCCCGGCAAGGTCATTCCCAACATCCACCCCGTGGTGATCCGCTTCGGCAAGCCGCTGGACTTCTCCCGCTACGCCGGGATGGAGAACGAGAAGGCGATCCTGCGGGCCATCACCGACGAGATCATGTACGCCATCCTGAAGCTGTCCGACCAGGAGTACGTCGACCAGTACGCGGCCGTGGTCAAGGCCGAGGAGGCAGCGGCCGCCAAGGAACGCAAGTTCCCTCGGCTGCCCCTCAGTTGA
- a CDS encoding NAD-dependent epimerase/dehydratase family protein, whose translation MTRRAVVIGATGQIGRAAVAALTGDGWAVTAVSRGGGRDEGWPMEVRTARADRGDDAALAAAVGEGCEVLVDVVAYGPADARQLLSLADRVGSAVVISSVSVYEDDKGRSFDTQAEPEGFPEFPVRVTEDQRTIAPGEASYSTRKAGLERELLAAGDRLPTTLLRAGAIHGPHCRTPRELYFVKRNLDGRPRRLLAYGGRSRFHPANVHNIAELVRLAAAKPGSRALNAVDPDAPTVAEIAAAIDSVMGVETESVLIDGPPPSPTVGDTPWSVPVPVVFDMSAAERQLGYRPVVARYPDRLAETVAFIEGQLAGRDWKEAYPKMLQTYGDLFDYAAEDAYLDSPGA comes from the coding sequence ATGACACGACGTGCTGTGGTGATCGGGGCGACGGGACAGATCGGGCGGGCGGCCGTGGCCGCGCTGACCGGGGACGGCTGGGCGGTGACGGCCGTCTCCCGGGGCGGCGGCCGGGACGAGGGCTGGCCCATGGAGGTGCGTACCGCGCGGGCCGACCGGGGCGACGACGCCGCCCTGGCCGCCGCGGTGGGCGAGGGCTGCGAGGTCCTGGTGGACGTGGTCGCCTACGGGCCCGCGGACGCACGGCAGCTGCTGTCGCTGGCCGACCGCGTGGGCTCGGCCGTGGTGATCTCCAGCGTGTCGGTGTACGAGGACGACAAGGGCCGCAGCTTCGACACCCAGGCCGAGCCGGAGGGCTTCCCCGAGTTCCCCGTGCGGGTGACGGAGGACCAGCGCACGATCGCGCCCGGCGAGGCCTCGTACAGCACCCGCAAGGCCGGCCTGGAGCGTGAACTCCTCGCCGCGGGCGACCGGTTGCCCACGACCTTGCTGCGCGCCGGAGCGATCCACGGACCGCACTGCCGGACCCCGCGCGAGCTGTACTTCGTCAAGCGCAACCTGGACGGCCGGCCTCGGCGCCTCCTGGCGTACGGCGGCAGGAGCCGCTTCCACCCGGCGAACGTCCACAACATCGCCGAACTCGTCCGGCTGGCAGCCGCGAAACCCGGCAGCAGGGCCCTGAACGCCGTGGACCCGGACGCCCCGACGGTGGCGGAGATCGCCGCCGCGATCGACTCGGTCATGGGCGTCGAGACGGAGAGCGTGCTGATCGACGGGCCGCCGCCCTCGCCGACCGTGGGGGACACACCGTGGTCGGTGCCGGTACCGGTCGTCTTCGACATGTCCGCCGCCGAACGGCAGCTGGGATACCGACCGGTGGTGGCGCGGTACCCGGACCGGCTGGCGGAGACCGTCGCCTTCATCGAGGGGCAACTGGCCGGACGGGACTGGAAGGAGGCGTATCCGAAGATGTTGCAGACCTACGGCGACCTCTTCGACTACGCGGCGGAGGACGCGTATCTCGACTCGCCCGGCGCATGA
- a CDS encoding alpha/beta hydrolase: MRETRPKWRTTALGSAGVLITATLISGAVAAPASGANTHDSGRHGKDRETVGAAIAAARAAKAGIDWADCPADWGIAKPVQCGWVSVPLDYAKPNGKQIKLAVDHIGNTGTKAERQGALVYNPGGPGGSGMRFPLRVTNKNPIWANAAKAYDFVGFDPRGVGHSAPISCMDPQEFVKAPKMDPVPDSEADKRAQRKLAREYAEGCAERTGKAMLQQMTTPNTVRDLDVIRAALGEKKLNYLGVSYGTYIGAVYGTMYPDHVRRMVVDSVVNPSRQKIWYEANLDQDIAFEGRWKDWEDWVAANDAAFHLGTTRAAVQAKWLELRATAKKNPIGGVVGPAELIGFFQSAPYYDSSWVPVATVFSKYVAGDTQALVDAAAPDLTDTAGNISSENGNAVYTAVECTDAKWPTSWKKWDRDNTALNKKYPFMTWANAWLNLPCATWPVKQQTPVEVRTGKGLPGVLIVQSERDAATPYEGGVELHKRFKGSRLITEKDAGSHGVTGLVNPCINPRVDAYLLTGKLDKADVTCTPHATPKP, from the coding sequence TTGAGGGAAACGAGACCGAAGTGGCGGACGACCGCGCTCGGTTCGGCCGGGGTGCTCATCACGGCCACACTCATATCCGGTGCCGTCGCGGCACCCGCGTCCGGCGCCAACACGCACGACAGCGGTCGGCACGGCAAGGACCGCGAGACCGTCGGTGCCGCGATCGCCGCCGCCCGCGCGGCGAAGGCCGGCATCGACTGGGCGGACTGCCCGGCCGACTGGGGGATCGCGAAGCCGGTCCAGTGCGGCTGGGTCAGCGTGCCGCTGGACTACGCCAAGCCGAACGGCAAGCAGATCAAGCTCGCCGTCGACCACATCGGCAACACCGGCACCAAGGCGGAGCGCCAGGGCGCCCTCGTCTACAACCCGGGCGGACCCGGCGGCTCCGGCATGCGCTTCCCGCTCCGCGTCACCAACAAGAACCCGATCTGGGCCAACGCGGCCAAGGCGTACGACTTCGTGGGCTTCGACCCGCGCGGCGTCGGTCACTCCGCGCCCATCTCCTGCATGGACCCGCAGGAGTTCGTGAAGGCGCCCAAGATGGACCCGGTGCCGGACAGCGAGGCCGACAAGCGCGCCCAGCGCAAGCTGGCCCGTGAGTACGCCGAGGGCTGCGCCGAGCGCACCGGCAAGGCGATGCTCCAGCAGATGACCACGCCCAACACCGTGCGCGACCTGGACGTCATCCGTGCCGCGCTCGGCGAGAAGAAGCTCAACTACCTGGGCGTCTCCTACGGCACCTACATCGGCGCCGTCTACGGCACGATGTACCCGGATCACGTGCGCCGCATGGTCGTCGACAGCGTGGTGAACCCCTCCCGGCAGAAGATCTGGTACGAGGCCAACCTCGACCAGGACATCGCCTTCGAGGGCCGCTGGAAGGACTGGGAGGACTGGGTCGCCGCCAACGACGCCGCCTTCCACCTCGGCACCACCCGGGCCGCGGTCCAGGCGAAATGGCTCGAACTGCGCGCCACCGCCAAGAAGAACCCCATCGGCGGGGTCGTCGGCCCGGCCGAGCTGATCGGCTTCTTCCAGAGCGCCCCGTACTACGACTCCTCGTGGGTGCCGGTGGCGACGGTGTTCAGCAAGTACGTCGCCGGTGACACCCAGGCGCTCGTCGACGCGGCCGCCCCGGACCTCACGGACACCGCGGGCAACATCTCCTCGGAGAACGGCAACGCCGTCTACACGGCCGTCGAGTGCACGGATGCCAAGTGGCCCACCAGCTGGAAGAAGTGGGACCGCGACAACACCGCGCTCAACAAGAAGTACCCGTTCATGACCTGGGCCAACGCCTGGCTGAACCTGCCCTGCGCCACCTGGCCGGTCAAGCAGCAGACCCCGGTCGAGGTGCGCACCGGCAAGGGCCTGCCCGGCGTGCTGATCGTGCAGTCCGAGCGTGACGCGGCCACCCCGTACGAGGGCGGCGTCGAACTGCACAAGCGCTTCAAGGGCTCCCGCCTGATCACCGAGAAGGACGCGGGCTCCCACGGTGTGACCGGCCTGGTCAACCCGTGCATCAACCCGCGGGTGGACGCCTACCTGCTCACCGGCAAGCTGGACAAGGCCGACGTGACGTGCACCCCGCACGCCACGCCCAAGCCGTAA
- a CDS encoding urease accessory protein UreD yields MDGVTVTSAAAGVRATARMVARDDGRGGTALPVLESDGPLALRRTRGSGAQTRVMLVGAMSGPLGGDHFTVAADVQEGARLHVGSAAATIALPGQAKGEARYDVRLTVADGGELSWLPEQLISAGGSELCVTTRIDVAATGRLVLREEQVLGRAGEEPGRLISRLVVRIAGRTVLDQELACGSGAPGGWDGPAVLGGHRAVGQLLVVRPEFADEPVTAQVLDEGAALMPLAGPAALVSAVAPDALRLRRVLDRALTVLDDQSAQRTSSSVYRIGKEGPTPLFTESP; encoded by the coding sequence ACCGTGACGTCGGCCGCGGCCGGGGTGCGGGCCACCGCGCGGATGGTCGCGCGGGACGACGGGCGCGGCGGAACGGCCCTGCCCGTGCTGGAGAGCGACGGGCCGCTGGCGCTGCGCCGGACCCGGGGGAGCGGTGCGCAGACGCGGGTCATGCTCGTCGGCGCGATGAGCGGACCCCTCGGCGGCGATCACTTCACCGTGGCGGCCGACGTGCAGGAGGGTGCCCGGCTCCATGTCGGCTCGGCCGCCGCCACCATCGCCCTGCCGGGGCAGGCCAAGGGCGAGGCCCGCTACGACGTCCGGCTCACCGTCGCCGACGGCGGCGAACTGAGCTGGCTGCCCGAGCAGTTGATCTCCGCGGGCGGCAGCGAGCTGTGTGTCACCACGCGGATCGACGTCGCGGCGACGGGCCGGCTCGTGCTGCGCGAGGAGCAGGTCCTCGGACGGGCGGGGGAGGAGCCCGGGCGGCTGATCAGCCGGCTCGTGGTGCGGATCGCGGGACGGACCGTGCTCGATCAGGAGCTGGCCTGCGGGTCCGGGGCGCCCGGCGGCTGGGACGGTCCCGCGGTGCTCGGGGGACACCGTGCCGTCGGTCAACTCCTCGTCGTGCGGCCCGAGTTCGCGGACGAGCCGGTGACGGCCCAGGTGCTCGACGAGGGCGCCGCGCTGATGCCGCTCGCCGGGCCCGCCGCCCTCGTGAGCGCGGTCGCCCCGGACGCCCTGCGGCTGCGCCGGGTCCTGGACCGGGCCCTGACGGTCCTGGACGATCAGTCCGCCCAGCGAACGAGTTCTTCCGTTTATCGGATTGGCAAAGAAGGCCCCACCCCCCTGTTCACAGAGTCTCCATAG